A genomic region of Kitasatospora cathayae contains the following coding sequences:
- a CDS encoding IPT/TIG domain-containing protein — MPISPNQGSTSGGQSVVITGTNLGGATAVHFGSKLATITANTATSVTVISPSGSGVVQVTVTTPGGTSNPLNFYYVGAPFKASLSDSSGPLAGGNVITITGTGLSTATAVNFGANTATPTVVSDGVITVVVPAGAAVGSVGVSVTTAGGTNNGFTYTYVDVPTVTAFVPGSGPTSGGTPVTITGTSLSTTQSVTFGGAAAPFVVVSDTTVTAVTPPGAAGPANLVVTNTAGSATAATPFQYLAGPGI; from the coding sequence GTGCCCATCTCCCCCAACCAGGGATCGACCAGCGGCGGACAGAGCGTCGTCATCACCGGCACCAACCTCGGTGGGGCCACGGCCGTGCACTTCGGCTCCAAGCTGGCCACCATCACCGCCAACACGGCCACCTCGGTCACCGTCATCTCCCCCTCCGGCAGCGGGGTGGTCCAGGTGACCGTGACCACCCCGGGCGGCACCAGCAACCCGTTGAACTTCTACTACGTCGGCGCGCCGTTCAAGGCCTCGCTCAGCGACAGCTCCGGGCCGCTGGCGGGCGGCAACGTCATCACCATCACCGGTACGGGGCTGTCGACCGCCACCGCGGTGAACTTCGGGGCCAACACCGCCACGCCGACCGTCGTCAGCGACGGTGTGATCACCGTCGTCGTGCCCGCGGGCGCGGCGGTCGGATCCGTCGGGGTGAGCGTGACCACCGCGGGCGGAACCAACAACGGCTTCACCTACACCTACGTGGACGTGCCCACCGTGACCGCTTTCGTCCCCGGCTCGGGTCCGACCTCCGGCGGTACCCCGGTGACCATCACCGGCACCTCCCTGAGCACCACCCAATCGGTCACCTTCGGTGGCGCGGCGGCCCCGTTCGTCGTCGTCAGCGACACCACCGTCACCGCCGTCACGCCGCCCGGTGCTGCCGGGCCGGCCAACCTCGTGGTCACCAACACGGCCGGCAGCGCGACCGCCGCGACCCCGTTCCAGTACCTCGCGGGCCCGGGGATCTGA